From one Colletotrichum destructivum chromosome 3, complete sequence genomic stretch:
- a CDS encoding Putative quinoprotein alcohol dehydrogenase-like superfamily, whose translation MAFKTWLMTALVGLANGLASTDTITWGGDNSRAGYQTNHNMDPSVVGSSQFGQLFRTLLPGRYGNVPEQIFSQPLVYTPDGDDTQYVYVATTQNNVYKLNAKTGDIVASRNLHLPFLTADLDGCYDIQPHVGITATGVIDPSTNTVYYTAKTYADQTQPNVAQGRPAGRYYLHALDVNDLSDRPNFPVDLEGTVARNNPIRSFNGGIHHQRPALLHVGNYVYAGFASHCVQYNFTGWVIGWDKTTGNIVERFATQGDGVPANVEGAGIWMSGGGLSSDDAGSMFYATGNGYASQLSTIPVKGREPPTALEEAAVHMTINEDGSLTLVDFFMPWEKQALDGADKDLGTSPLQILPSTFSCGEVRRIGVVTGKSGKTYWLNLDDLGGYRNGANGLDDVLQVYQNENSVYAGAGVYPGEGGYIYINVIQYPTHVFKFSCEAGVPSFTKVADTPMNNAYILGVSHGTVTTLNGQPGTGLLWTTDVQGSQLKIFEAVPKDGFLNLIKSFSVPATTKFTRAVFGDGIMYQGTTQGYIYAFGSPVTTPLNCTSTNEFGTVDVGSESEPRTVTCTAVIGVTVDTVALDEAEEFTLSGVPTLPLTLAPGETFTVGAVFKPTTVGLISADIIVDTTNDAEGYSLGTHIRLTGTGESANPLLSITPPTVTFQGVIAGQEGGTDESVILSNQGNSDLSITDVEFSTTSAAGPFTSWDRATSSLTVGKFTLTNVPATIPANTAVTVRIAFDSATSGSFGAYLKVSSNGGTKSFTIAGSAGPAPAALVEFQTPDGTGWVEYEADKPFSFGNVTENSSRALKFRVTNNAGEGAVRLSLTVSKPPFGIPGIIQAANLVDLAEGTVLGPGESATATMICTVPKAQWNTDPYTGVAPWTMNTNDPNFEKHLFSFECTAVAEQAPPLLPDGQGKYRYIGCYRENNPGRQLTNQLYGNPNNTNAMCIAACAEKGYVFCATQYHTECWGGPRIPVEKVDPRNCQFDCGGDLNQVCGGNGFGETEGLGAFLSVFADSVQWDGNTTTPAPSPDPAGPEVNPGVGQYVSQGCYTEPADERALTYLIPTDEKTVASCIEGCAASQYTYAGLEYGGECWCGNVLSAKSLPVDAAECSMACADNSTEYCGGSTRLNLYKLEGELPAPTSTAAVTTGTETSTAVPTATAPPTNERVGDWLLEGCYTEGDGVRALGARMYANDSMTLEICGGFCQGNKYFGTEYGRECWCGDEFGTGSVLAANQDDCSFPCGGDSTQLCGASNRLSVYVYSPEGAVVDSETSTTAAATTTTFSSLAVPSNGTATTVATTTETPLAEETGSRTAAAVEPTVEVSTTTASSTPSNSTVTTIGSVTAEASSTSSTPLTTNLPTTSSSSVLPGTTTSTSSATPTPTGPVISPGNENFTYYGCFSEPEIGRLLPTQILNRVNMTIDMCLNACYDTNYAGVEYGRECWCGDSLSLGGADETRPAANVTGTECSFTCPGNSTQFCGAGVRMSLYILTEELERLEKSNSTLSLKH comes from the exons ATGGCTTTCAAGACGTGGTTGATGACGGCCCTCGTTGGCCTCGCCAACGGCCTGGCCTCAACCGACACCATCACCTGGGGAGGCGACAACTCACGAGCCGGGTACCAGAC AAATCACAACATGGACCCCTCCGTCGTGGGGAGCTCCCAGTTCGGCCAGCTCTTCCGCACCCTTCTTCCGGGCAGATACGGCAACGTCCCCGAGCAGATCTTCTCTCAGCCACTCGTTTACAcgcccgacggcgacgacaccCAATACGTCTACGTCGCGACAACACAGAATAATGTCTACAAACTTAATGCAAAGACGGGCGACATTGTCGCATCCCGCAACCTCCACCTTCCTTTCCTCACCGCCGATCTGGACGGCTGTTACGATATCCAGCCTCACGTCGGAATCACCGCCACCGGTGTCATTGACCCTTCCACCAACACTGTTTACTACACGGCCAAGACGTACGCCGACCAGACCCAGCCGAATGTCGCCCAAGGCCGTCCGGCCGGCCGTTACTACCTTCATGCGCTGGACGTGAACGACCTCAGCGATCGCCCCAACTTccccgtcgacctcgagggcACCGTCGCGAGGAACAACCCGATTCGGTCCTTCAACGGAGGCATCCACCACCAGCGACCTGCCCTGCTCCACGTCGGCAACTACGTCTacgccggctttgcttcTCACTGTGTGCAGTACAACTTCACCGGCTGGGTCATTGGCTGGGACAAGACGACGGGTAACATCGTCGAGCGCTTCGCTACCCAGGGTGACGGCGTTCCCGCCAACGTCGAGGGCGCTGGTATCTGGATGTCGGGCGGCGGTCTCTCGTCGGACGACGCCGGCTCCATGTTCTACGCCACCGGCAACGGCTACGCCTCCCAGCTCAGCACCATCCCCGTGAAGGGCCGTGAACCCCCAACTGCCCTGGAAGAGGCTGCTGTCCACATGACCATCAACGAAGACGGTAGTCTGACCCTGGTCGACTTCTTCATGCCCTGGGAAAAGCAGGCCCTGGACGGTGCCGACAAAGACCTGGGAACCAGTCCTCTGCAGATTCTACCGAGCACCTTTTCCTGCGGCGAGGTTCGTCGCATCGGCGTGGTGACCGGGAAAAGCGGCAAGACCTACTGGCTCAACCTGGATGACTTGGGTGGCTACCGCAACGGCGCGAATGGCCTGGACGATGTGCTCCAAGTCTACCAGAATGAAAACTCCGTGTATGCCGGCGCAGGTGTCTACCCGGGCGAGGGTGGTTACATCTACATCAATG TCATCCAGTATCCCACCCATGTCTTCAAATTCTCTTGCGAGGCTGGTGTTCCCTCCTTCACCAAGGTCGCCGACACCCCGATGAACAACGCCTACATCCTCGGTGTCAGCCACGGCACCGTCACGACCCTCAATGGCCAACCCGGCACCGGCCTTCTCTGGACGACCGATGTACAGGGCTCGCAGCTCAAGATCTTTGAGGCCGTCCCCAAAGACGGCTTTTTGAACCTGATCAAGTCCTTCAGCGTCCCGGCCACCACCAAGTTCACCAGGGCCGTCTTCGGAGACGGAATCATGTACCAGGGCACCACCCAGGGCTACATCTACGCTTTCGGTTCGCCCGTTACGACTCCTCTCAACTGCACGTCTACCAATGAGTTTGGTACCGTCGACGTCGGTTCTGAGAGCGAGCCGCGCACTGTCACCTGCACTGCCGTCATTGGCGTCACCGTTGATACCGTCGCTCTGGACGAAGCGGAGGAATTTACGCTCTCTGGCGTGCCCACGCTCCCTCTTACGCTGGCCCCCGGCGAGACCTTCACCGTGGGCGCCGTATTCAAGCCCACGACCGTCGGTCTCATTTCCGCTGACATCATCGTCGACACAACcaacgatgccgagggcTACAGCCTGGGCACGCACATCAGACTCACTGGTACCGGTGAAAGCGCCAATCCGCTGCTGTCCATCACGCCCCCCACTGTCACTTTCCAGGGCGTAATTGCCGGGCAAGAAGGCGGCACCGACGAGAGTGTCATTCTGTCGAACCAGGGCAACTCGGACTTGTCCATCACCGACGTCGAGTTCTCCACAACGAGCGCTGCGGGCCCCTTTACGAGCTGGGACAGAGCAACCTCCAGTCTCACCGTCGGCAAGTTCACGCTCACCAACGTTCCTGCTACGATTCCCGCCAACACCGCCGTCACGGTTCGCATTGCTTTCGACTCTGCCACTAGCGGCAGCTTCGGTGCCTACCTCAAGGTCTCCTCCAACGGCGGAACCAAGTCCTTCACGATCGCGGGCTCTGCAGGCCCTGCTCCTGCGGCTCTGGTTGAGTTCCAAACGCCCGATGGCACTGGTTGGGTCGAGTACGAAGCGGACAAGCCTTTCAGCTTTGGCAACGTCACCGAAAACAGCTCAAGAGCGCTCAAGTTCCGTGTCACGAACAACgctggcgagggcgccgtcagGCTTTCCCTCACCGTCTCGAAGCCGCCCTTTGGAATCCCTGGCATCATCCAAGCTGCCAACTTGGTAGACCTTGCCGAAGGCACTGTTCTCGGTCCCGGCGAGAGCGCTACTGCGACCATGATCTGCACGGTGCCCAAGGCGCAGTGGAACACCGACCCATACACCGGAGTCGCGCCTTGGACGATGAACACTAACGACCCCAACTTTGAGAAGCACTTGTTCAGCTTCGAGTGCAcagccgtcgccgagcaAGCGCCGCCTCTGTTGCCCGATGGCCAAGGCAAGTACCGCTACATTGGCTGCTACAGGGAGAACAACCCAGGCCGCCAACTCACGAACCAGCTGTACGGGAaccccaacaacaccaacgccaTGTGTATCGCCGCTTGCGCCGAGAAGGGCTACGTCTTCTGCGCCACGCAGTACCACACCGAGTGCTGGGGCGGCCCGCGTATTCCTGTCGAAAAGGTCGACCCCCGCAACTGCCAGTTCGATTGTGGCGGAGATCTCAACCAGGTTTGCGGTGGCAACGGATTCGGCGAGACGGAAGGCCTTGGCGCGTTTCTCTCCGTATTCGCCGACTCGGTCCAGTGGGACGGAAACACCACTACGCCCGCCCCGAGCCCTGATCCGGCGGGCCCTGAGGTCAACCCTGGCGTAGGACAGTACGTGAGCCAGGGCTGTTACAccgagcccgccgacgagcgcGCGTTGACCTACCTCATTCCCACCGATGAGAAGACTGTTGCATCGTGTATCGAGGGTTGTGCTGCAAGTCAGTACACGTACGCCGGTTTGGAGTACGGAGGAGAG TGTTGGTGTGGAAACGTCCTGTCGGCCAAATCTCTTCCCGTTGATGCCGCTGAATGCAGCATGGCTTGCGCCGACAACAGCACCGAATACTGCGGTGGCTCAACCAGACTCAACCTGTACAAGCTTGAAGGCGAactgccggcgccgacgtcgaccgccgccgttACGACTGGCACCGAGACTTCAACGGCTGTTCCCACTGCCACTGCTCCGCCCACCAACGAGCGGGTTGGCGACTGGCTCTTGGAGGGCTGCTACACTGAGGGTGATGGCGTTCGCGCTCTTGGCGCCCGCATGTACGCCAACGACTCCATGACTCTCGAAATCTGTGGCGGATTCTGCCAGGGCAACAAGTACTTTGGCACAGAATACGGCCGAGAGTGCTGGTGCGGTGACGAATTCGGCACAGGAAGCGTCCTCGCCGCGAACCAGGACGACTGTTCGTTCCcttgcggcggcgacagcacCCAGCTCTGCGGTGCTAGTAACAGGTTGAGCGTCTACGTGTACTCGCCCGAGGGAGCTGTTGTTGACTcggagacgtcgacgacggcggctgcCACTACGACGACTTTCTCGAGTTTGGCAGTCCCTTCAAACGGAACCGCAACCACCGTCGCCACGACCACTGAAACTCctctggccgaggagacgggATCTCGAACTGCGGCCGCTGTGGAACCCACAGTAGAAGTATCTACCACGACTGCTTCCTCCACCCCATCCAACTCCACCGTCACTACTATCGGTTCCGTAACCGCTGAGGCCTCCAGCACCTCGTCCACTCCTTTGACAACAAACTTGCCGACTACATCGTCGTCCAGTGTCCTCCCCGGCAccacgacatcgacatcgtctGCCACTCCCACGCCGACCGGCCCCGTCATCTCGCCCGGCAACGAAAACTTCACGTACTACGGATGCTTCTCCGAGCCTGAGATCGgccgcctgctgccgacCCAGATCCTCAACCGGGTCAATATGACCATTGACATGTGTCTGAACGCCTGCTACGACACGAACTACGCGGGTGTCGAGTACGGCCGCGAGTGCTGGTGTGGCGACTCGCTGAGCCTGGGTGGCGCCGATGAgaccaggccggcggccaaTGTGACGGGCACCGAGTGCTCTTTCACATGCCCCGGCAACAGCACTCAGTTCTGCGGTGCCGGTGTGAGGATGAGCTTGTACATACTgaccgaggagctggagcggTTGGAGAAGTCAAACTCGACGCTATCGTTGAAGCACTGA
- a CDS encoding Putative NTF2-like domain superfamily, lumazine-binding protein, with product MSRNIKSVPTSAYDEVIQTVQAYVQAVAKADRALLDLAFHTDATMTGWAPADGTLSSGSYRNLHAFFDTYGPGPSTKARCDVLAITPTTAVVRVDMEDTPDGPPYTDFHTLIKVEAGWKIIAKVFHAYES from the coding sequence ATGTCCAGGAACATCAAATCAGTCCCGACATCCGCCTACGACGAGGTGATCCAAACCGTCCAAGCCTacgtccaggccgtcgcAAAGGCGGAccgcgccctcctcgacctcgccttcCACACCGACGCCACCATGACCGGCTGGgcgcccgccgacggcacgCTCTCCTCGGGCTCCTACAGAAACCTGCacgccttcttcgacacCTACGGCCCCGGCCCGTCCACCAAGGCGAGGTGcgacgtcctcgccatcacgcccacgaccgccgtcgtcaggGTCGACATGGAGGACACCCCCGACGGCCCGCCCTACACCGACTTTCACACGCTGATCAAGGTCGAAGCGGGGTGGAAGATCATTGCGAAGGTGTTCCATGCCTACGAGTCTtaa